In Anaerolineae bacterium, one genomic interval encodes:
- a CDS encoding polysaccharide deacetylase family protein has product MRQKLIPIFFLAVWLAACGGARPNPAATPEAAAPTTTPTVTPRPPTATPLPSATALPTATFTSEPTATSTSTPKPTATPPATATPTVTPSPTLPPNPLGSVLVLEYHMIKEPEDRWQRTPDNFRADLERLHNEGYTPANITDLVQGFPDLPAGRKPIVFTFDDSDISQFRYLEDVALDPNSAVGILSEFHQKYPHDWPLKGTFYVLQDVNVPERVLFGQKELQDKKLQWLVANGFEVASHTISHFNLTEGSDDQVQWQLAVSQRQLEQRLPGYDVQALSVPFGNYPLNQALLAQGMWENEPYTYSSVVMVSGGAGPSPHSPQFDPYHIPRVQALQTELDYWLGYFAENPQFYYVSAGTGAE; this is encoded by the coding sequence TTGAGACAAAAACTTATCCCCATTTTTTTCCTCGCCGTCTGGTTGGCCGCCTGTGGCGGCGCCAGGCCCAACCCCGCCGCCACGCCGGAAGCGGCGGCTCCAACAACAACGCCTACCGTCACGCCCAGGCCTCCCACCGCGACCCCCTTGCCCTCGGCAACCGCGCTTCCCACCGCTACTTTTACGTCTGAACCAACGGCCACTTCCACCTCAACCCCCAAACCAACCGCTACCCCCCCCGCCACCGCCACCCCCACCGTAACACCCTCGCCCACCCTGCCGCCTAATCCGTTGGGCAGCGTATTGGTGTTGGAATATCACATGATTAAAGAGCCGGAGGATCGTTGGCAGCGCACGCCGGATAATTTCCGGGCCGATCTGGAACGGCTGCATAACGAAGGTTATACCCCGGCCAATATTACCGATCTGGTGCAGGGTTTCCCCGACCTGCCGGCCGGGCGCAAACCCATTGTGTTCACTTTTGACGATTCAGACATTAGCCAGTTTCGTTATTTGGAAGATGTCGCCCTTGACCCCAACTCGGCGGTGGGTATTTTATCTGAATTTCATCAAAAATATCCCCACGATTGGCCGCTCAAAGGCACTTTTTACGTGTTGCAGGATGTCAACGTGCCGGAGCGGGTGCTGTTTGGGCAAAAAGAGCTTCAGGATAAAAAGTTGCAATGGCTGGTTGCCAACGGCTTTGAAGTGGCCAGCCACACCATTTCTCATTTTAACCTGACCGAAGGCTCCGACGACCAGGTGCAGTGGCAACTGGCCGTGAGCCAGCGCCAATTGGAACAGCGTTTGCCGGGCTACGATGTGCAGGCGCTGTCCGTCCCCTTTGGCAATTATCCCCTCAACCAGGCCCTGCTGGCGCAAGGGATGTGGGAGAATGAGCCTTACACCTATTCCAGCGTGGTGATGGTTTCCGGCGGGGCCGGTCCCTCGCCGCACAGCCCCCAATTTGACCCGTATCATATTCCCCGGGTGCAGGCTTTGCAAACAGAACTTGATTATTGGCTGGGCTACTTTGCCGAAAATCCCCAGTTTTATTACGTGTCAGCCGGGACGGGGGCAGAATAA
- a CDS encoding response regulator, whose protein sequence is MANERILVVDDEKGVVDSCGRILQRQGFTVLGKTDSTSVPKLLKKETFDLLLTDIRMPKIDGLKLLQLAKEIDPHLTVILITGYGTMEDAIKAIHLGAQGFLMKPFEPEDLIATIQDSLARRALLRDSLRLQTLLPLLEVNQILQGTGGETSLARRVLEIAQRETGAARLAWLSYQHPVTSLLLGETRSGLRPVSNDLVEMAVVPPKQPPASHLPAQAIESVLSQARPVWMLGDGALTGNIDGQPTIVGAVLPMLIKGEVVGVLAAETGDQGRASPFDQISLDLLSVLAGQLAMIIENVQLFNQTKTLHAFNEDIIQNMTNGLIAIDRDGRITAFNPAAAAMLDRQPEQVLYQLMPGAINDAPELVKIFQQTLATGQACEHQELTLHRPNGGQLSISVNTAPLLAGNENEQTAGVVGVLADLTERKALEAERRRLDRLAALGEMSAVVAHEIRNPMASIAAGVDYLALKTGKGSPEAEGAAMIQSEIQRVNRILEDILFVARPLQLSLSYENLADIIEKVIQRCQPQIEESQVTITTTYAPNVPLLKLDRQRLEQVFTNLIVNATQAMQSSGPKPAERKIQLQTKLSSPAKDAARASGQPSQAVIIVITDNGPGIPAEARSKIFEPFFTTKARGTGLGLTVARRIVEEHKGAIKIESTAQQGTSFIITLPIQREAAP, encoded by the coding sequence GTGGCAAACGAAAGAATTTTAGTGGTTGATGACGAAAAGGGCGTAGTTGACTCCTGCGGCCGAATTTTGCAGCGACAGGGCTTCACCGTATTGGGCAAAACCGATAGCACCTCTGTGCCCAAGCTGCTTAAAAAAGAAACCTTTGACCTACTTTTGACCGATATTCGCATGCCCAAAATAGATGGGCTAAAACTGCTGCAGTTGGCCAAAGAAATTGACCCCCACCTGACCGTCATCCTGATTACCGGCTACGGCACCATGGAAGACGCCATCAAAGCCATCCACTTGGGCGCGCAGGGTTTTTTGATGAAACCCTTTGAGCCTGAAGACCTGATTGCCACCATCCAGGATAGCCTGGCCCGGCGCGCTCTGTTGCGCGACAGCCTGCGGCTGCAAACCCTGCTGCCTCTATTGGAAGTCAATCAAATTTTGCAAGGGACCGGCGGTGAAACCTCGTTGGCCCGCCGGGTGCTGGAAATAGCCCAACGCGAAACCGGCGCGGCCCGTTTGGCCTGGCTCAGTTATCAACACCCCGTCACCTCTCTGCTCTTGGGGGAAACCAGGAGCGGGCTACGGCCAGTTTCAAACGATTTAGTTGAAATGGCCGTTGTTCCGCCAAAGCAACCGCCCGCCTCCCACTTACCCGCCCAGGCTATTGAGTCCGTTTTGAGCCAGGCCAGGCCGGTGTGGATGTTGGGCGACGGCGCGCTGACCGGCAACATTGACGGCCAGCCCACCATTGTGGGAGCCGTATTGCCCATGCTCATCAAAGGGGAAGTAGTGGGGGTGCTGGCGGCTGAAACGGGCGACCAGGGACGGGCCAGCCCCTTTGACCAGATCAGCCTGGATTTGTTGTCGGTGCTGGCCGGGCAATTGGCCATGATAATTGAAAACGTGCAGCTCTTCAACCAAACCAAAACCCTGCACGCCTTTAACGAAGACATTATCCAAAATATGACCAACGGCCTCATTGCCATTGACCGGGACGGCCGCATCACGGCCTTTAACCCGGCAGCGGCGGCTATGCTGGACCGGCAACCGGAGCAGGTGCTCTACCAACTTATGCCGGGAGCCATCAACGACGCCCCAGAATTGGTCAAAATATTTCAGCAAACGTTGGCCACCGGCCAGGCTTGCGAGCATCAGGAGCTAACCCTGCACCGGCCCAACGGTGGCCAATTGTCTATTTCGGTCAACACCGCGCCGCTACTGGCCGGTAACGAAAATGAGCAAACAGCCGGCGTGGTGGGGGTGTTGGCGGATTTAACCGAACGCAAAGCCCTGGAAGCGGAACGGCGGCGCTTAGACAGATTGGCCGCCCTGGGTGAAATGTCGGCGGTGGTGGCCCACGAGATACGCAACCCCATGGCCAGTATTGCCGCCGGAGTAGATTACCTGGCCTTAAAAACGGGTAAAGGTTCCCCGGAAGCCGAAGGAGCGGCCATGATCCAGAGCGAGATTCAGCGGGTCAACCGGATTTTAGAAGATATTTTGTTTGTAGCGCGTCCCCTGCAACTCAGCCTTTCCTACGAAAACCTGGCGGACATCATTGAGAAAGTTATCCAACGCTGCCAGCCACAAATAGAGGAAAGCCAGGTAACCATTACCACCACCTACGCCCCAAACGTGCCCCTGCTCAAACTTGACCGCCAACGCCTGGAACAGGTTTTTACCAATCTCATCGTCAACGCCACCCAGGCCATGCAGAGCAGCGGCCCAAAACCCGCAGAGCGGAAAATACAATTACAAACCAAACTATCCAGCCCAGCCAAGGACGCCGCCCGCGCCTCCGGCCAGCCATCCCAGGCCGTAATCATTGTTATTACCGATAACGGGCCGGGCATCCCGGCTGAAGCCCGCTCAAAAATCTTTGAGCCGTTCTTTACCACCAAAGCCAGAGGCACCGGCCTGGGGCTGACCGTCGCCCGGCGCATTGTTGAGGAACATAAAGGCGCCATCAAAATAGAAAGCACGGCCCAACAAGGCACAAGCTTTATCATCACCCTACCCATTCAAAGAGAGGCAGCACCGTGA
- a CDS encoding response regulator transcription factor — protein sequence MSHHILVVDDEDTLRHFLRLNLQDQGYRVTEAADGETALRLIDAMSFDVALVDLRLTDMDGLEIVRYLRQVAPKTSVIILTAYATLDSSIEALRQGAHDYLIKPCETAELLASVADGIARQSAVPPTLTQADDKTILEIKDLQLNLTNHQVSRNNEIINLTPTEFDILATLMANPNRAIDSITLIKQVRGYEATEADARAIARVHVHRLRHKLEIDPANPQYVTTVAGGRYLMST from the coding sequence GTGAGCCATCACATTTTGGTTGTAGACGACGAAGACACCCTCCGCCACTTTTTACGGCTCAATTTGCAGGACCAGGGCTACCGGGTCACCGAAGCCGCCGACGGCGAAACCGCGCTTCGCCTGATTGACGCCATGAGTTTTGACGTAGCCCTGGTAGATTTGCGCTTAACCGACATGGACGGCCTGGAAATTGTGCGTTACCTGCGCCAGGTAGCTCCCAAAACCAGCGTCATCATTTTAACGGCCTACGCCACGCTGGATTCATCCATTGAGGCCCTGCGCCAGGGGGCGCACGATTATCTGATCAAACCCTGTGAAACCGCCGAACTCCTGGCCAGCGTGGCCGACGGCATTGCTCGTCAATCCGCCGTGCCCCCCACCTTAACCCAGGCCGACGATAAAACGATTTTAGAAATAAAGGACCTCCAACTCAACCTGACCAATCATCAAGTCAGCCGCAACAATGAAATTATTAATTTGACCCCCACCGAATTTGACATTTTAGCCACGCTGATGGCCAACCCCAACCGGGCCATTGACTCCATCACCCTGATCAAACAGGTGCGCGGCTACGAAGCCACCGAAGCCGACGCCAGGGCCATTGCCAGGGTGCACGTGCATCGTTTGCGGCACAAATTGGAAATTGACCCGGCCAATCCCCAATACGTTACCACCGTCGCCGGGGGCAGATACTTGATGAGCACCTGA